One segment of Thermococcus sp. AM4 DNA contains the following:
- a CDS encoding nucleotidyltransferase family protein, translating into MPVIPREELLEILREVKERLREILGDDLVEVILFGSYARGEAKEDSDVDMIVIVKRRLTLEEHDRLSEITEEYVLEKGLVVSLIVYPVNPRMEHDPLIQNVYTEGVKV; encoded by the coding sequence ATGCCCGTAATCCCGAGGGAAGAGCTCCTCGAAATCCTGCGCGAGGTGAAGGAAAGGCTGAGAGAAATCCTCGGCGACGACTTAGTCGAGGTTATCCTCTTCGGCTCGTACGCGAGGGGCGAAGCTAAAGAAGACAGCGATGTCGACATGATTGTCATTGTCAAGAGACGGCTAACGCTCGAAGAGCACGACCGACTCAGTGAAATCACAGAGGAATACGTTCTGGAGAAAGGGTTAGTTGTCTCGCTCATCGTTTACCCCGTTAATCCGAGAATGGAGCACGACCCGCTGATTCAGAACGTTTACACGGAAGGTGTCAAGGTATGA
- a CDS encoding HEPN domain-containing protein: MSGYEEILKKAERSLEASKTLLEKGFYAFALSRAYYTMFYCAEAILLTKGIRVSKHSAVIALLGREFVKTGEVPHRFFTHLRTAFNLRQTADYSFVVDITEEEARENIRRAEEFLEFTRRYLISKGFLEG, from the coding sequence ATGAGCGGGTACGAGGAAATACTGAAAAAAGCAGAGAGGAGTCTTGAGGCCTCAAAGACGTTGCTGGAGAAAGGGTTTTATGCCTTCGCGCTCTCAAGGGCGTACTATACAATGTTCTACTGCGCAGAGGCCATTTTGCTGACGAAGGGAATAAGGGTTTCGAAGCATTCCGCAGTCATAGCACTCCTCGGCAGGGAGTTCGTCAAGACAGGAGAAGTCCCACACAGGTTTTTCACACACCTTCGAACCGCGTTTAATCTCAGGCAGACCGCGGATTACTCCTTCGTGGTTGATATAACCGAGGAAGAGGCGCGCGAAAACATACGGCGCGCCGAAGAGTTCCTCGAATTTACGAGGCGCTATCTAATTTCGAAAGGCTTTCTGGAGGGTTGA
- the hypE gene encoding hydrogenase expression/formation protein HypE, whose amino-acid sequence MGEKIKLEHGAGGEIMEELLRDVILKTLTLKSAGGIGLDQLDDGATIPFGDKHIVFTIDGHTVKPLFFPGGDIGRLAISGTVNDLAVMGAKPLALANSMIIGEGLDMEVLERVLRSMDETSKEVPVPIVTGDTKVVEEPIEMFVITAGVGIAEKPVSDAGAKVGDIVLVSGTIGDHGIALMSHREGIAFETELKSDVAPVWEVVEAVAKAIGWENIHAMKDPTRAGLSNALNEIARKSNVGILVREDAIPVKPEVRAASEMLGISPYDVANEGKVVMVVAREHAEEALEAMRKTKRGKDAAIIGEVIEEYRGKVLLETGIGGKRFMEPPAGDPVPRIC is encoded by the coding sequence ATGGGTGAAAAGATAAAGCTCGAACACGGTGCGGGCGGAGAAATAATGGAGGAGCTCCTGAGGGACGTCATACTGAAGACCCTGACCCTCAAGAGCGCCGGGGGAATAGGACTCGACCAGCTCGACGACGGGGCGACGATACCGTTCGGAGACAAGCACATCGTCTTCACCATCGATGGGCACACCGTCAAGCCACTCTTCTTCCCCGGCGGTGATATAGGCAGGCTCGCAATAAGCGGAACGGTCAACGATTTGGCGGTGATGGGCGCGAAGCCTTTAGCCTTAGCAAACTCGATGATTATCGGGGAAGGCCTCGACATGGAGGTCCTTGAGAGGGTTCTCCGCTCGATGGACGAGACGTCTAAGGAAGTCCCCGTTCCAATCGTCACCGGCGACACGAAGGTCGTTGAAGAGCCGATAGAGATGTTCGTGATTACCGCGGGAGTTGGAATCGCGGAAAAGCCGGTAAGCGACGCCGGGGCAAAGGTAGGAGACATAGTCCTCGTCAGCGGAACGATAGGCGACCATGGAATAGCGCTGATGAGCCACAGGGAGGGTATAGCCTTCGAAACCGAACTGAAGAGCGACGTCGCGCCGGTGTGGGAGGTCGTTGAAGCGGTTGCAAAAGCAATCGGCTGGGAGAACATCCACGCGATGAAGGACCCCACGAGGGCCGGGCTGAGCAACGCCCTCAACGAGATTGCCCGTAAAAGCAACGTTGGAATCCTCGTCAGGGAGGATGCCATACCCGTGAAGCCAGAGGTAAGGGCTGCGAGCGAGATGCTGGGAATCAGTCCCTACGACGTGGCGAACGAGGGGAAAGTGGTTATGGTCGTTGCCCGGGAGCACGCGGAGGAGGCCCTTGAGGCGATGAGGAAGACGAAGAGGGGGAAGGACGCGGCGATAATCGGCGAGGTAATAGAAGAATACAGGGGGAAGGTCCTCCTCGAAACCGGAATCGGCGGAAAGCGCTTCATGGAGCCTCCGGCCGGAGACCCCGTGCCGAGGATATGCTGA
- the porB gene encoding pyruvate synthase subunit PorB, with the protein MAVRKPPITTREYWAPGHAACAGCGCATALKLATKAFSEAMEEKYGDPDAFAIAQATGCMEVVSAVFPYTAWKVPWVHVAFENAAAAASGIEAAWKKKGLKGKILAIGGDGGTADIGLQALSGMLERRHNVVYLMYDNEAYMNTGIQRSSSTPYGAWTTTSPPGKYSIGEDKPKKWVALIAAAHQIPYVATASIGNPFDFVRKMKKAAKVDGPAFVQVHCTCPTGWKSPLEKGVEIARLAIETGVWPLFEIENGDFHNIKIQSPGGGAKVKREGGKIVAIEFKKPIEEYLKLQGRFKHLFKQPEAIDQLREQIKAMWKVLGVEVTLPKPEE; encoded by the coding sequence ATGGCCGTTAGGAAGCCCCCGATCACAACTCGCGAGTACTGGGCGCCGGGCCACGCCGCCTGTGCCGGCTGTGGCTGTGCCACCGCTCTCAAGCTCGCCACCAAGGCCTTTAGCGAGGCTATGGAAGAGAAGTACGGCGACCCTGACGCCTTCGCCATAGCCCAGGCCACCGGCTGTATGGAGGTCGTTTCGGCGGTCTTCCCGTACACAGCCTGGAAGGTCCCGTGGGTTCACGTCGCCTTCGAGAACGCGGCCGCAGCCGCCAGCGGTATCGAGGCGGCCTGGAAGAAGAAGGGACTCAAGGGCAAGATCCTCGCCATTGGTGGAGATGGCGGTACCGCCGATATAGGCCTTCAGGCCCTGAGCGGTATGCTCGAGAGGAGGCACAACGTCGTCTACCTGATGTACGACAACGAGGCTTATATGAACACCGGAATCCAGCGCTCAAGCTCCACCCCCTACGGAGCCTGGACAACCACCTCGCCGCCTGGAAAGTACTCCATCGGTGAGGACAAGCCCAAGAAGTGGGTCGCCCTCATAGCTGCTGCCCACCAGATACCCTACGTGGCAACCGCGAGCATAGGCAACCCCTTCGACTTCGTCAGGAAGATGAAGAAGGCCGCCAAGGTCGACGGCCCGGCCTTCGTCCAGGTTCACTGTACCTGCCCGACCGGCTGGAAGAGCCCGCTCGAGAAGGGCGTCGAGATAGCTCGCTTAGCAATCGAGACGGGAGTATGGCCGCTCTTCGAGATTGAGAACGGCGACTTCCACAACATCAAGATACAGAGCCCAGGAGGAGGCGCGAAGGTCAAGCGCGAGGGAGGCAAAATCGTTGCCATAGAGTTCAAGAAGCCCATCGAGGAGTACCTTAAGTTACAGGGCAGGTTCAAGCACCTCTTCAAGCAGCCAGAGGCAATCGACCAGCTCCGCGAGCAGATAAAGGCCATGTGGAAGGTCCTCGGCGTCGAGGTCACCCTCCCGAAGCCGGAAGAGTAA
- the porA gene encoding pyruvate synthase subunit PorA, which yields MPIRTVMKANEAAAWAAKLAKPKVIAAFPITPSTLVPEKISEFVANGELDAEFIKVESEHSAISACVGASAAGVRTFTATASQGLALMHEVLFIAAGMRLPIVMAIGNRSLSAPINIWNDWQDSISERDTGWLQFYAENNQEALDLILIAFKVAEDERVLLPAMVGFDAFILTHTVEPVEIPDQELVDEFLGEYEGKHAYVDPKRPITQGTLAFPAHYMEARYKVWEANENARKVIDEVFAEFEKKFGRKYSKIEEYRTDDAEIIFVTMGSLAGTVKEYVDKLREKGIKAGAAKLTVYRPFPIEEVRALAKKAKVIALLEKNVTFSVGGALFQDFSRTLVNEKEKPILVDFILGLGGRDVTFKDLDEALAIAQKALAGEEFDEVNWIGLRKEIL from the coding sequence ATGCCGATTAGAACCGTTATGAAGGCGAACGAAGCCGCTGCCTGGGCCGCCAAGCTTGCCAAGCCGAAGGTTATAGCGGCCTTCCCGATTACGCCGTCAACGCTCGTTCCGGAGAAGATCAGCGAGTTCGTCGCCAACGGAGAGCTCGACGCGGAGTTCATCAAGGTCGAGAGCGAGCACTCGGCCATTTCAGCCTGTGTCGGTGCCTCAGCGGCGGGCGTTAGGACCTTCACCGCAACCGCGTCCCAGGGCTTAGCTTTGATGCATGAGGTTCTCTTCATAGCCGCTGGCATGAGACTTCCGATAGTCATGGCCATTGGAAACCGCTCCCTGAGCGCGCCGATCAACATCTGGAACGACTGGCAGGACAGCATAAGCGAGCGCGACACCGGCTGGCTCCAGTTCTACGCGGAAAACAACCAGGAGGCTTTGGACCTCATTCTGATAGCCTTCAAGGTGGCCGAGGACGAGAGGGTTCTATTGCCGGCGATGGTCGGCTTCGACGCGTTCATCCTCACCCACACCGTCGAGCCCGTCGAGATTCCGGACCAGGAGCTCGTTGATGAGTTCCTCGGCGAGTACGAGGGCAAGCACGCCTACGTTGATCCAAAGAGGCCCATAACCCAGGGTACGTTAGCGTTCCCGGCCCACTACATGGAGGCCAGATACAAGGTCTGGGAGGCCAACGAGAACGCAAGGAAGGTCATCGACGAGGTCTTTGCCGAGTTCGAGAAGAAGTTCGGCAGGAAGTACAGCAAGATCGAGGAGTACCGCACGGATGACGCCGAGATAATATTCGTCACCATGGGTTCACTCGCCGGAACGGTGAAGGAGTACGTGGACAAGCTCCGCGAGAAGGGCATCAAGGCCGGTGCGGCAAAGCTCACCGTTTACAGGCCGTTCCCGATTGAAGAGGTTCGCGCTCTCGCAAAGAAGGCGAAAGTTATAGCGCTCCTCGAGAAGAACGTCACCTTCAGCGTCGGCGGTGCACTCTTCCAGGACTTCAGCAGGACCCTAGTGAACGAGAAGGAGAAGCCGATACTCGTTGACTTCATCCTCGGACTCGGTGGCAGGGACGTCACTTTCAAGGACCTCGACGAAGCCCTCGCGATTGCTCAGAAGGCCTTGGCCGGAGAGGAGTTTGACGAGGTCAACTGGATAGGCCTTAGGAAGGAGATCCTGTGA
- the porD gene encoding pyruvate synthase subunit PorD, which yields MAESPFKADIERVQKEYSEKMTPGAIAYIPGSSVINKTGSWRVFMPEFNRDKCVRCYLCYIYCPEPAIYLDEENYPVFDYDYCKGCGICANECPTDAIIMVRETK from the coding sequence ATGGCTGAGAGCCCGTTTAAGGCCGATATTGAGAGGGTTCAGAAGGAGTATAGCGAAAAGATGACCCCGGGAGCGATAGCCTACATCCCGGGGAGTAGCGTGATAAACAAGACCGGCTCTTGGAGAGTCTTCATGCCCGAGTTCAACAGGGACAAGTGCGTCCGCTGCTACCTCTGCTACATCTACTGCCCCGAGCCGGCGATCTACCTCGACGAGGAGAACTACCCGGTCTTCGACTACGACTACTGTAAGGGTTGTGGAATCTGCGCCAACGAGTGCCCGACCGACGCGATAATAATGGTTAGGGAGACCAAGTGA
- a CDS encoding 3-methyl-2-oxobutanoate dehydrogenase subunit beta — MEIPESIKKRLTIPAEEHFFAGHTACQGCGASLGLRYVLKAYGRKTIFVIPACCSTIIAGAWPYNTLDANLFHTAFETTGAVISGIEAALKARGIKVKGEDGVMVVGWAGDGGTADIGLQALSGFLERGHDALYIMYDNEAYMNTGIQRSGSTPYGAWTTNTPGGKRHFLEKRHKKKVIDIVIAHEVPYAATASVAFPEDFIRKLKKARKIEGPSFIQLFAPCPTGWRSPTDKSIELARLAVQTAYFPLFEYENGKYRINMPSPKKEPKPIEEYLKLQGRFKYMTKEDVEILQQWVLHEWEKLKKLAEVFG; from the coding sequence ATGGAGATTCCCGAGAGCATTAAGAAAAGGTTGACCATTCCCGCTGAGGAGCACTTCTTTGCCGGCCACACCGCCTGCCAGGGCTGCGGCGCCTCACTCGGACTTCGATACGTCCTCAAGGCCTACGGCAGAAAGACCATCTTCGTCATCCCGGCGTGCTGTTCGACAATCATAGCCGGTGCGTGGCCATACAACACCCTCGACGCGAACCTCTTCCACACCGCCTTCGAGACCACCGGTGCGGTCATAAGCGGTATCGAGGCCGCTTTGAAGGCGAGGGGGATAAAGGTCAAGGGCGAAGACGGCGTTATGGTCGTCGGCTGGGCCGGCGACGGTGGTACAGCGGACATAGGCCTTCAGGCCCTGAGCGGTTTCCTCGAGAGGGGCCACGACGCGCTCTACATAATGTACGACAACGAGGCCTACATGAACACGGGAATACAGCGTTCGGGCTCAACCCCCTACGGAGCCTGGACCACAAACACGCCGGGAGGAAAGAGGCACTTCCTCGAGAAGAGGCACAAGAAGAAGGTCATTGACATCGTCATTGCCCACGAGGTCCCCTACGCCGCGACCGCGAGCGTCGCCTTCCCGGAGGACTTCATAAGGAAGCTCAAGAAGGCGAGGAAGATAGAGGGGCCGAGCTTCATCCAGCTCTTCGCGCCCTGTCCGACCGGCTGGCGCTCGCCGACCGACAAGAGCATCGAGCTCGCAAGGCTCGCCGTTCAGACGGCATACTTCCCGCTCTTCGAGTACGAGAACGGCAAGTACAGGATAAACATGCCCAGTCCAAAGAAGGAGCCGAAGCCGATTGAGGAGTACCTCAAGCTCCAGGGCCGCTTCAAGTACATGACCAAGGAAGATGTAGAGATCCTCCAGCAGTGGGTGCTCCACGAGTGGGAGAAGCTTAAGAAGCTCGCCGAGGTGTTCGGCTGA
- the porA gene encoding 2-ketoisovalerate ferredoxin oxidoreductase subunit alpha has product MAEYKPIRKVVSGNYAAAYAVKHARVQVVAAYPITPQTSIIEKIAEFIANGEADIQYVPVESEHSAMAASIGASAAGARAFTATAAQGLALMHEMLHWASGARLPIVMVDVNRAMAPPWSVWDDQTDSLAQRDTGWMQFYAENNQEVYDGVLMAFKVAETVNVPIMVIESAFILSHTYDVVEMIPQELVDEFLPPRKPLYDLADFSQAISVGALATPDDYYEFRYKLAKAMEEAKKVIKDVGKEFGERFGRDYSDMIEKGYIDDADFVFMGMGSLMGTVKEAVDLLRKEGYKVGYAKVRWFRPFPKEELLEIAESVKGIAVLDRNFSFGQEGILFNEAKGSLYNSSARPVMKNYIVGLGGRDFTVQDVRAIAEDMKRVIESGLDREVEWYHLKR; this is encoded by the coding sequence ATGGCCGAGTACAAGCCGATTAGGAAGGTTGTGAGCGGGAACTATGCAGCCGCCTACGCGGTAAAGCACGCCCGCGTTCAGGTCGTTGCCGCTTACCCGATCACCCCCCAGACGAGCATCATCGAGAAGATAGCAGAGTTCATCGCCAACGGGGAAGCGGATATCCAGTACGTCCCCGTCGAGAGCGAGCACTCGGCCATGGCAGCGAGCATAGGAGCCTCGGCCGCAGGTGCCAGAGCTTTCACAGCCACCGCCGCCCAGGGTCTCGCTTTGATGCACGAGATGCTCCACTGGGCGAGCGGAGCGAGACTGCCGATAGTTATGGTGGACGTCAACAGGGCCATGGCTCCCCCGTGGAGCGTGTGGGACGATCAGACCGACAGTTTAGCGCAGAGAGACACTGGCTGGATGCAGTTCTACGCGGAAAACAACCAGGAAGTCTACGACGGTGTTCTGATGGCATTCAAGGTAGCCGAGACAGTTAACGTCCCGATAATGGTCATCGAGAGTGCGTTCATCCTGAGCCACACCTACGACGTAGTCGAGATGATTCCGCAGGAGCTCGTCGATGAGTTCCTCCCGCCGAGGAAGCCGCTCTACGATCTGGCAGACTTCAGCCAGGCGATCTCGGTTGGGGCACTCGCGACTCCAGATGACTACTACGAGTTCCGCTACAAGCTCGCGAAGGCGATGGAGGAGGCCAAGAAGGTCATCAAGGACGTCGGCAAGGAGTTCGGGGAGAGGTTTGGCAGGGACTACAGCGACATGATCGAGAAGGGCTACATCGACGATGCCGACTTCGTCTTCATGGGCATGGGCTCGCTCATGGGAACGGTTAAGGAAGCCGTTGACCTGCTCAGGAAAGAAGGCTACAAGGTCGGCTACGCCAAAGTCAGGTGGTTCCGCCCGTTCCCGAAAGAAGAGCTCCTTGAGATAGCGGAGAGCGTGAAGGGCATAGCGGTCCTCGACAGGAACTTCTCCTTCGGCCAGGAGGGCATACTCTTCAACGAGGCCAAGGGCTCGCTCTACAACAGCTCCGCGAGACCCGTGATGAAGAACTACATCGTCGGCCTCGGTGGCAGGGACTTCACGGTTCAGGACGTCAGGGCCATAGCGGAGGACATGAAGAGGGTCATCGAGAGCGGCCTCGATAGGGAGGTTGAGTGGTACCACCTCAAGAGGTGA
- a CDS encoding 3-methyl-2-oxobutanoate dehydrogenase subunit delta, producing the protein MNTLFGEKKAEARKIVFTSVEQYPEAPISLATTLSNFTGDWRTFIPVVDDDKCVKCYICWKFCPEPAIYIREDGYIGIDYDYCKGCGICANECPTNAITMEKEEK; encoded by the coding sequence TTGAACACGCTGTTTGGTGAGAAAAAGGCCGAGGCAAGGAAGATAGTCTTCACATCGGTCGAACAGTATCCAGAGGCACCGATAAGCCTCGCCACAACCCTCAGCAACTTCACCGGCGACTGGAGGACATTCATACCCGTTGTCGATGACGACAAGTGCGTCAAGTGCTACATCTGCTGGAAGTTCTGCCCCGAGCCTGCAATCTACATCCGCGAGGACGGGTACATAGGCATAGACTACGACTACTGTAAGGGTTGCGGTATCTGTGCGAACGAGTGCCCGACGAACGCGATAACGATGGAGAAGGAGGAGAAGTGA
- a CDS encoding pyruvate/ketoisovalerate ferredoxin oxidoreductase subunit gamma, protein MIEIRFHGRGGQGAVTAANILASAAFKEGKYVQAFPFFGVERRGAPVTAFTRIDDKPIRIKTQIYEPDIVVVLDPSLLDTVDVTAGLKDGGTVIINTEKSKEEVLEKLKKKPGKLALVDATGIALEVLGLPITNTAILGAVAKATGIVKLESVQEAIKETFSGALGEKNAKAAEEAFNKTTVYEL, encoded by the coding sequence ATGATCGAGATACGTTTTCACGGTAGGGGTGGACAGGGTGCAGTTACAGCCGCGAACATCTTAGCCTCTGCGGCCTTCAAGGAGGGAAAATACGTCCAGGCGTTCCCCTTCTTCGGTGTTGAGAGGCGTGGAGCACCGGTTACAGCTTTCACAAGGATAGACGACAAGCCGATAAGAATAAAGACCCAGATCTACGAGCCGGACATAGTGGTCGTCCTCGACCCGAGCCTTCTGGACACCGTTGACGTCACGGCCGGCCTCAAGGACGGCGGGACCGTCATCATAAACACCGAGAAGAGCAAGGAGGAAGTCCTCGAGAAGCTCAAGAAGAAGCCGGGCAAGCTGGCCCTGGTGGATGCAACGGGCATAGCCCTTGAAGTCCTCGGCCTTCCGATCACCAACACGGCCATCCTTGGAGCGGTCGCGAAGGCGACCGGAATAGTGAAGCTCGAGAGCGTTCAGGAGGCCATCAAGGAGACCTTCTCCGGAGCCCTCGGCGAGAAGAACGCCAAGGCCGCCGAGGAAGCCTTCAACAAGACCACTGTCTACGAGCTCTGA